The Tripterygium wilfordii isolate XIE 37 chromosome 5, ASM1340144v1, whole genome shotgun sequence genome window below encodes:
- the LOC119998730 gene encoding protein SMG7-like gives MTVPMNNSLDLSSRERVQSLFHKNVELENSCKKAAQARIPSDPNAWQQIRENYEAIILEDHVFAEQHEVEYALWQLHYRRIEELRAHLNAALASSHSPLPQDVEVSSRPERVTKIRSQFKAFLSEATGFYHDLMLKIRTKYGLPLGLFFDGPESQNVVSRDGNKSIEMKKCMISCHHCLIYLGDLSRYKGLYGEGESKTRDFAAASSYYMEAFSLCPSSGNPHHQLAILASYSGDELVAVYRYFRSLAVDNPFSTARDNLIIAFEKNRQSFSQVLESAEASSAKNALARMNRRGRGRGVATSVKDDKMGASPVKENPSSTHEILKSFSTCFIRLNGILFTRTSLEMFVEVLSVVRGDLFKLLSSGTEEKYNFGSRPSDNGLMIVRLVAILIFTVYNAIRETEYQSYAANLQCSVLRQNACTAIFEVMGIIVERCIQLQDPLTSFLLPGVLIFMEWLACQPDIAAGSEVEENQATARSFFWKSCVSLLNKLLTSGLMSINEDKDETCFSNMSTYNEGETANRLALWEDFELRGFVPLVPAQLILDFSRKQSSENDGGDREIRARLQRIVAAGKSLASVVQVGKQGMYFDSRVKRFAIGIEPQSGKESDFELSSSNEMSACDGVMKIEHIGEQKLSPEDSQLNSQLYTEMEEEDEVIVFKPYMTDKRVDFDGSKLSSAEVFGHGGGISSQEDLGSCVALVSASQDGFEVLNDLSSKAPISTVTIPQRVPSLNSFHTRSSISLAAAQDVPLLNTIDTSSRPPASLANLSQHVQPIQPSASKWLLESENSIANGFSELNLTENGLVTKPRLQKSFGCLQPATFPFPCPHAVNHSSGKVHPIQVSDTVIPSKLDSVMPLGANFNSLTSSALPASKTKYPVSRPTRHVGPPPGFVPPKFADESFFDIGLNDNLTVDDYSWLDGYELPSSTKGSGYTNSSSLSAQSYHHVPVGSSPTGVVTSFPFPGKQFPSLQAQSENHISVQDYQVLDHLKLYQEQQMQQQLLKKVNHQSGHLPEQYWGQLPREGHFFV, from the exons ATGACGGTTCCAATGAATAATTCCTTGGATCTTTCATCTAGGGAGCGCGTTCAAAGTCTTTTCCACAAG AATGTTGAGTTGGAGAATAGCTGCAAAAAGGCTGCACAGGCCAGGATTCCCTCTGATCCTAATGCCTGGCAACAAATTCGTGAAAACTATGAAGCCATTATCCTTGAAGATCATGTCTTTGCTGAACAACATGAAGTAGAATATGCTTTGTGGCAGTTGCATTACCGGCGAATTGAGGAGCTTCGAGCACACCTCAATGCTGCTCTTGCTTCATCTCATTCACCCTTGCCTCAGGATGTGGAAGTATCTAGTCGACCTGAACGAGTTACTAAAATTCGTTCACAATTTAAAGCCTTTCTTTCTGAAGCAACTGGCTTTTATCATGATCTGATGTTGAAAATTAGAACCAAGTATGGTCTACCTCTTGGTTTATTCTTTGATGGTCCTGAGAGTCAGAATGTTGTGTCTAGAGATGGGAATAAATCCATCGAGATGAAGAAATGCATGATTTCCTGCCATCATTGTCTGATTTACCTGGGTGACCTTTCGCGTTATAAAGGTTTATATGGGGAAGGTGAGTCTAAAACCAGAGATTTTGCTGCAGCATCAAGTTATTATATGGAAGCCTTTTCCCTTTGTCCTTCAAGTGGGAATCCTCATCATCAG CTTGCAATACTGGCTTCCTATTCAGGGGACGAATTGGTGGCAGTATACCGCTACTTTAGGAGTTTGGCAGTTGATAACCCTTTTTCAACGGCAAGGGACAACTTAATTATTGCATTTGAGAAG aATCGCCAGAGTTTCTCACAGGTTCTTGAGAGTGCAGAAGCTTCATCAGCTAAGAATGCACTGGCAAGAATGaatagaagaggaagaggaagaggtgtGGCGACTTCAGTGAAAGATGATAAAATGGGAGCAAGTCCTGTCAAGGAAAATCCATCTAGTACGCATGAAATTCTTAAATCCTTCAGCACTTGTTTTATTCGACTAAATGGGATTCTGTTTACTCGCACAAG CTTGGAGATGTTCGTAGAGGTTTTGTCTGTGGTGAGAGGAGATCTGTTTAAACTTCTCTCATCTGGGACTGAAGAAAAGTATAATTTTGGTTCTAGGCCTTCAGATAATGGTCTTATGATTGTTAGGCTTGTAGCCATTCTTATTTTCACAGTTTACAATGCGATTCGGGAAACTGAGTATCAGTCATATGCTGCGAACTTACAATGCTCAGTTCTGCGTCAAAATGCCTGTACTGCCATTTTTGAGGTTATGGGGATCATTGTTGAGAGATGCATACAATTACAGGATCCTTTAACAAGCTTTCTTTTGCCTGGTGTGCTGATTTTTATGGAGTGGTTGGCTTGCCAACCAGATATTGCAGCCGGCAGTGAAGTTGAGGAAAATCAGGCCACTGCTAGATCATTCTTCTGGAAGAGTTGTGTCTCTCTTTTGAATAAGCTTCTGACAAGTGGGCTCATGTCAATTAATGAGGATAAGGATGAGACTTGTTTTTCCAACATGAGCACCTATAATGAAGGTGAAACCGCAAATCGGCTTGCACTATGGGAGGACTTTGAATTGAGAGGATTTGTGCCTCTTGTTCCAGCACAACTAATTCTTGACTTTTCAAGGAAGCAGTCTTCTGAAAATGATGGTGGAGATAGGGAGATAAGAGCTCGACTTCAGAGGATTGTAGCGGCTGGGAAGTCACTTGCCAGTGTGGTTCAGGTTGGTAAGCAGGGCATGTATTTTGATTCAAGAGTAAAGAGATTTGCAATTGGCATTGAGCCGCAATCTGGAAAGGAGTCTGATTTTGAGCTTTCTAGTTCTAATGAAATGTCCGCATGTGATGGGGTGATGAAGATTGAACATATTGGTGAGCAGAAATTGAGTCCAGAAGATTCACAGCTGAATTCACAGTTATATACAGAAATGGAAGAGGAAGACGAGGTCATTGTTTTTAAGCCTTATATGACAGATAAGCGTGTTGATTTTGATGGCTCCAAGCTGTCTTCTGCTGAGGTCTTTGGGCATGGTGGTGGTATTTCTTCGCAGGAAGATTTGGGAAGCTGTGTTGCATTGGTGTCAGCCTCACAAGATGGTTTTGAAGTGCTGAATGATTTAAGCTCAAAGGCACCCATATCTACTGTGACCATTCCCCAGCGTGTGCCATCACTGAATAGTTTCCACACAAGGTCCTCTATATCTCTTGCTGCTGCTCAGGATGTTCCATTGCTAAATACTATTGATACAAGCTCGAGGCCTCCAGCGTCTCTCGCTAACCTCTCCCAGCATGTGCAGCCAATCCAACCAAGTGCTTCGAAGTGGCTGCTGGAATCTGAAAATTCTATTGCCAATGGGTTTAGTGAGTTGAATTTAACGGAGAATGGGCTTGTTACAAAACCTCGATTGCAAAAAAGCTTTGGATGTTTGCAGCCTGCAACATTCCCATTCCCGTGTCCACACGCTGTGAATCACAGTTCTGGAAAGGTGCATCCCATTCAGGTTTCTGATACTGTTATACCTTCTAAATTAGATTCAGTCATGCCTCTTGGAGCCAACTTTAATAGTCTTACGTCTTCGGCTTTGCCAGCAAGTAAAACAAAATACCCAGTTAGCCGACCAACACGACATGTTGGTCCTCCACCTGGATTTGTTCCCCCAAAATTTGCAGATGAGTCCTTCTTTGACATTGGTTTGAATGATAATTTAACAGTGGATGATTATAGTTGGCTAGATGGATATGAGCTCCCATCATCCACAAAAGGCAGTGGGTATACCAATTCCAGCAGTCTTTCGGCTCAATCCTACCATCATGTGCCTGTGGGCAGTAGTCCGACTGGGGTGGTAACAAGCTTCCCATTTCCTGGAAAACAGTTTCCATCTTTGCAAGCTCAATCAGAAAATCATATAAGTGTTCAGGACTATCAGGTTCTTGATCATCTGAAACTTTACCAGGAGCAACAGATGCAACAGCAGTTACTTAAGAAAGTAAATCACCAATCTGGTCATCTGCCAGAGCAGTATTGGGGACAGCTTCCTCGGGAAGGTCATTTCTTTGTGTGA